A region of Drosophila suzukii chromosome 2L, CBGP_Dsuzu_IsoJpt1.0, whole genome shotgun sequence DNA encodes the following proteins:
- the LOC108014270 gene encoding glycogen synthase kinase-3 alpha-like, which translates to MANKENKQKSGKHCSQRTDRIPLIIPNNSVVTAYAIGRQSSDPVLAKIDIKELIGSGAFGRVYKARLDDSEELVAVKQTIYNPKFCQRESEIMGRLMDHNNIIRLIMHSCVALGVPPMSYIMLIMEFMPMTLLDYINHHLKQLEPAEKLIYVRILSYQIFRGLGYLHSLGICHRDIKPENLLMDNQKMVLKLSDFGSAKLLVPNEPSLSYICSRLYRAPELFAKYELYGCAVDIWSAGCVLAELLKGSPLFASPKHDRKQLRFIVNLLGAEGLERAPEVLSKCGDFQRPRTSRPSWDLLLNVAVPQDLSDLLNSCLVYESSARIPPMVALGHCSYDELRIMESLGLRMPNHYPLPPLFNFTSQELGTDPKLWIMLLPLHLSQAEEEFPAVAAFEDVSEISGHADLC; encoded by the exons atgg CGAATAAAGAAAACAAGCAGAAATCCGGGAAACACTGTTCTCAGCGGACGGATCGCATCCCTCTAATCATCCCTAACAACTCGGTGGTCACGGCATATGCCATAGGTCGCCAAAGTTCGGATCCCGTTCTGGCAAAGATCGACATTAAGGAACTGATAGGAAGTGGGGCCTTTGGACGGGTATACAAAGCCCGATTGGACGACTCTGAGGAGTTGGTGGCCGTGAAGCAGACCATTTACAACCCGAAGTTCTGCCAGCGGGAATCAGAGATAATGGGGAGGCTAATGGACCACAACAACATCATTCGGCTCATCATGCACTCTTGCGTGGCCTTGGGTGTTCCCCCAATGAGTTACATAATGCTGATTATGGAGTTCATGCCTATGACCCTGCTGGACTACATAAACCATCACCTGAAGCAGTTGGAGCCCGCGGAGAAGCTCATCTATGTGCGCATACTCTCGTATCAGATCTTCAGGGGATTGGGTTATCTCCACTCCTTGGGCATCTGCCACCGGGACATCAAGCCCGAGAACCTGCTGATGGACAACCAGAAGATGGTGCTCAAGCTGAGTGACTTCGGCAGCGCCAAGCTCCTGGTTCCCAATGAGCCCAGCCTGAGTTACATTTGCTCCAGGCTGTATCGTGCTCCCGAGCTCTTCGCCAAGTATGAACTCTATGGCTGCGCCgttgacatctggagtgctgGCTGCGTTCTGGCGGAGCTACTCAAAGGATCTCCACTCTTTGCGAGCCCCAAGCACGATCGAAAGCAGCTAAGGTTTATCGTCAATCTGCTGGGTGCCGAGGGCTTGGAACGGGCTCCTGAAGTCCTTTCAAAGTGTGGGGACTTCCAGCGTCCTAGGACCAGTCGGCCTAGCTGGGACCTGCTACTGAATGTGGCTGTGCCGCAAGACCTGTCGGATCTGCTGAATTCCTGTTTGGTGTACGAGTCCTCTGCTAGAATACCGCCAATGGTGGCGTTAGGTCACTGCTCCTACGATGAACTGCGCATCATGGAGTCACTGGGGCTGCGCATGCCCAATCACTATCCGCTGCCGCCTCTGTTCAACTTTACCAGCCAGGAGTTGGGTACAGATCCAAAGCTTTGGATAATGCTGTTACCCCTCCATTTATCTCAGGCAGAGGAAGAGTTCCCTGCCGTAGCAGCCTTTGAAGATGTATCGGAAATATCAGGTCATGCAGACTTATGTTAA
- the LOC108014272 gene encoding zinc finger protein 569-like — translation MELPSMVERSGNHLVVRSLVNGVPLYQTALEGGEDVGLPTTQGLQPLLGTDTLERQLEQFRVSNLMYPIPLPGSVPVGAAAPADLVQEKVEGALHPESNPSNNEEELPQCKIRRNYSCNQCSFFTQNPRCHLSHLRDVHGERIVINECKLCLYASRHFQKLVRHMKMVHGCSDDGGGVPGSGGQLRGKRNLSREVRKRRLEESIEMQATAGPCLNPSLVRMLQNGPPLEQLKIELQKEEQQLLVSVQAYSRQQEMLQLQQIVDNNDNIFSMAYEFQAKLMPSKQSESLKLDQNNSSSDSEEASKSPTPDNFELPPGEKQFQCQKCSYSTPIRSRFKKHVKYHSMPLIKCSSCDFHTPYKWNLDRHTKNHGAHGHFKCSACDFSTDIKQSLTIHELNHHVPTVGHQTGTRRRDEAENHLDQQPTSSKKPETDKRGPPITAPDSPVSKLPEIVCSHCQKKVANAIELINHLQVCAPALRNTTHLQAVLNGEMDLQDDDLPSAPTDLGYCGVETAPGYGEVTEVLPEEPDDTSPLKKVFKCPHCTFWAATASRFHVHIVGHLNRKPFECSLCAYRSNWRWDITKHIRLKAIRDRSHNQAQVLMNDETGRRNYAKYNQYLTLMKVSADQMADSKGMRTGEMIAMPPEKLAEHHPMDMEENLLESLLPIEMMDSSSSTSALDLSKPKEDPPMGGINVDAELVTSTDDILKRQGAADTHFQSLTFKALNPSIGEPKSKESPLDLTKSDGAQSDEMTSSDDSQESTESD, via the exons ATGGAGTTACCATCCATGGTGGAGCGTTCGGGGAATCACCTGGTGGTGCGCAGCTTGGTTAATGGCGTACCGCTGTATCAAACAGCATTGGAAGGTGGAGAGGATGTGGGTCTACCAACAACTCAAGGTTTGCAGCCTTTGTTGGGTACAGATACTTTGGAGCGTCAACTGGAGCAATTTAGGGTAAGCAACTTGATGTATCCCATTCCATTGCCCGGTTCGGTTCCCGTGGGAGCTGCAGCTCCAGCCGACCTGGTCCAGGAAAAAGTGGAAGGTGCACTGCACCCAGAAAGTAATCCTTCGAACAACGAGGAAGAGCTACCCCAGTGCAAGATTCGACGCAACTACAGCTGCAACCAGTGCTCCTTCTTCACCCAAAATCCTCGTTGTCATTTGTCCCATCTTCGCGACGTCCATGGCGAACGGATTGTGATCAACGAGTGCAAGCTCTGCTTATACGCCTCGCGACATTTCCAAAAGCTGGTGAGGCACATGAAAATGGTGCACGGCTGCTCCGATGATGGCGGCGGAGTGCCAGGATCTGGAGGTCAACTGCGAGGCAAGCGAAACCTCTCCAGGGAGGTGCGCAAGAGACGTTTGGAGGAGAGCATTGAAATGCAGGCCACAGCTGGGCCGTGCCTTAATCCCAGCCTGGTGCGCATGCTGCAGAATGGACCGCCACTGGAGCAGCTCAAGATCGAGCTGCAGAAGGAGGAACAGCAGCTGTTGGTCAGTGTCCAGGCCTACAGCCGGCAGCAGGAGatgctgcagctgcagcagaTCGTCGACAACAACGATAACATCTTCTCCATGGCCTATGAGTTCCAGGCCAAGTTGATGCCTTCGAAGCAATCGGAGTCCCTGAAATTGGACCAGAATAACAGCAGCTCCGATTCCGAGGAGGCTTCGAAGAGTCCCACGCCGGATAATTTTGAGCTGCCGCCGGGCGAGAAGCAGTTCCAGTGCCAGAAGTGCTCGTATAGCACCCCCATCCGTTCCAGATTTAAGAAGCACGTCAAATACCACTCCATGCCGCTGATCAAGTGCAGCTCATGTGACTTTCACACACCCTACAAGTGGAACCTTGACCGCCACACCAAAAATCATGGTGCCCATGGACATTTCAAGTGCTCGGCTTGTGACTTCAGCACAGATATCAAGCAATCGCTGACCATACACGAGTTAAACCATCATGTGCCTACTGTGGGTCACCAAACGGGCACCAGACGCCGGGATGAGGCAGAGAATCACCTGGATCAACAGCCAACTAGCTCCAAGAAGCCAGAAACGGACAAAAGGGGTCCTCCGATTACAGCACCAGATTCTCCAGTTTCGAAACTCCCGGAGATCGTTTGCTCCCACTGCCAAAAGAAGGTGGCCAATGCCATCGAACTGATTAATCATCTGCAAGTGTGTGCTCCTGCTTTGCGGAACACCACTCATCTACAGGCTGTTCTTAACGGGGAGATGGATCTCCAGGATGACGACTTGCCCAGTGCTCCCACTGATCTCGGCTATTGCGGTGTGGAGACAGCTCCTGGCTATGGAGAG GTCACTGAGGTCTTGCCAGAGGAACCCGATGATACGTCGCCTTTGAAGAAGGTTTTCAAGTGCCCCCATTGCACATTTTGGGCAGCTACTGCCTCGCGCTTCCACGTCCACATCGTTGGCCATCTGAACAGAAAACCCTTTGAATGCTCTCTATGCGCCTATCGCTCCAACTGGCGCTGGGACATCACCAAGCACATCCGCTTGAAGGCCATCCGAGACAGGTCCCACAATCAGGCCCAGGTGCTGATGAACGATGAGACTGGGAGGCGCAACTACGCCAAGTATAACCAGTATTTGACTTTGATGAAGGTGAGTGCGGATCAGATGGCCGATTCCAAGGGTATGCGCACGGGTGAAATGATCGCCATGCCACCGGAGAAGCTAGCCGAGCATCATCCTATGGACATGGAGGAGAACCTGCTAGAAAGTCTGCTGCCCATTGAAATGATGGACAGTTCCTCTTCGACCTCGGCTCTAGATTTGAGCAAGCCCAAAGAAGATCCCCCGATGGGTGGTATCAACGTTGACGCTGAGTTGGTCACAAGTACCGACGATATCCTCAAGCGACAGGGAGCCGCAGATACACATTTTCAATCACTAACATTTAAAGCGTTGAATCCCTCTATTGGCGAACCAAAATCCAAAGAGTCTCCTCTAGATTTGACAAAGTCAGATGGCGCTCAATCAGACGAAATGACATCCAGTGACGACTCTCAGGAGTCTACAGAAAGCGATTAG
- the LOC108014285 gene encoding uncharacterized protein → MAHTTTLWFLVLVTLSPTWLLWRVRAAIVTSATKFLLLDRHIAERNQSWAHRLPINFYSELNQQYYRRFRRHAGMMVLFGTENRHQHPFEYARFV, encoded by the coding sequence ATGGCTCATACAACGACGCTTTGGTTTCTGGTCTTGGTGACCTTAAGTCCCACATGGCTCCTCTGGCGAGTACGGGCCGCCATAGTCACTTCCGCAACGAAGTTTTTGTTACTAGACCGTCACATTGCCGAACGCAATCAGAGTTGGGCCCACCGTCTCCCAATAAACTTCTATTCCGAGTTGAACCAGCAGTACTACAGGAGATTTCGTCGACACGCGGGCATGATGGTCTTATTTGGAACAGAAAATCGGCACCAGCACCCATTCGAATATGCTCGATTTGTCTGA
- the Vm26Ab gene encoding vitelline membrane protein Vm26Ab yields the protein MAFNFGHFLIAGVLALSAVSAETIQLQPTQGILIPAPLAENIRVSRGAYGGYGAPAASAPAVQSYSAPAAQSYSAPAAQSYSAPAAQSYSAPAAQSYSAPAGPSYSAPAAPTYSAPATIPSPPCPKNYLFSCQPSLQPVPCNSPSPSYGSAGAYSQYVPHYAVPFVREL from the coding sequence ATGGCATTCAACTTTGGTCACTTTCTTATCGCCGGTGTTTTGGCATTGTCCGCAGTGTCCGCCGAGACCATCCAGCTGCAGCCCACGCAGGGAATCCTAATCCCAGCTCCTCTGGCTGAGAACATTCGTGTGTCGCGCGGTGCCTACGGCGGATATGGAGCTCCAGCTGCATCGGCTCCAGCTGTCCAGTCCTACTCGGCTCCAGCTGCCCAGTCCTACTCGGCTCCAGCTGCCCAGTCCTACTCGGCTCCAGCTGCCCAGTCCTACTCTGCTCCAGCTGCCCAGTCCTACTCTGCTCCTGCCGGTCCCTCATACTCAGCTCCAGCCGCACCCACCTACTCAGCCCCGGCAACCATTCCATCGCCGCCGTGCCCAAAGAACTATTTATTCAGCTGCCAGCCGTCTCTGCAGCCCGTGCCCTGCAATTCTCCATCCCCCAGCTACGGATCCGCCGGAGCCTACTCGCAATATGTGCCCCACTACGCTGTTCCCTTCGTCCGAGAACTGTAA